One genomic window of Moorella glycerini includes the following:
- the speE gene encoding polyamine aminopropyltransferase produces the protein MQGIWFSELQTPGLALSVKLKKTLHHEKTPYQDLAVVETESYGRMLLLDNIIQTTVGDEFFYHEMIAHVPLNTHPNPRTALVIGGGDGGVIREIIKHPSIEKATLVEIDARVVANAREYLPEISCGLDDARVEIRFEDGIEHVRQMENTYDVIIVDSTDPIGPAVGLFSAEFYRNVYRALKPDGLFVAQTESPLFNGRLIRRIQRDLAEIFPIARLYLATVPTYPGGLWSFSLGSKEYDPLEVDWKKAPQLVTRFYTPAIHQGAFALPPFVQEILDKRDEEEF, from the coding sequence TTGCAAGGCATCTGGTTTTCCGAACTACAAACTCCCGGGCTGGCCCTATCCGTCAAGCTGAAAAAAACCCTGCACCATGAAAAAACGCCCTACCAGGACCTGGCCGTGGTGGAAACGGAGTCTTACGGGCGCATGTTGCTCCTGGATAACATAATCCAGACTACAGTAGGTGATGAATTTTTTTACCACGAGATGATCGCCCACGTACCATTAAATACCCACCCCAATCCCCGTACGGCCCTGGTCATTGGCGGCGGTGACGGCGGCGTTATCAGGGAGATTATCAAACATCCCAGCATTGAAAAGGCTACCCTGGTGGAGATTGACGCCCGGGTGGTGGCCAACGCCCGCGAATACCTGCCGGAGATTTCCTGCGGCCTGGATGATGCCCGGGTGGAGATCCGTTTTGAAGATGGCATTGAGCACGTCCGCCAGATGGAAAATACCTATGACGTGATTATCGTGGACTCTACCGATCCCATTGGCCCGGCGGTAGGTCTCTTCAGTGCCGAGTTTTACCGTAACGTTTACCGGGCCTTGAAGCCGGACGGGCTCTTTGTAGCCCAGACCGAGTCCCCCCTCTTTAACGGCAGGCTCATCCGCCGCATCCAGCGTGACCTGGCGGAGATATTCCCCATTGCCCGCCTGTACCTGGCAACGGTACCTACCTACCCCGGCGGCCTCTGGAGCTTCAGCCTGGGGAGCAAGGAATATGATCCCCTGGAGGTCGACTGGAAAAAGGCACCCCAGCTGGTGACCCGCTTCTACACCCCGGCCATCCACCAGGGGGCTTTTGCCCTGCCACCCTTCGTCCAGGAGATTCTAGATAAGCGGGACGAAGAGGAGTTTTAG
- the mobA gene encoding molybdenum cofactor guanylyltransferase: MYTAAGIVLAGGKSTRMGTNKALLPLGQESMLATVVTALRPLFPKIIVVTNTPELYQDLKVRLVPDVIPNLGPLSGFHAGLLASPYWHNFIVACDMPFLAPDFIKYLLEQAPGYDVVVPRRGEYLQPLHAVYSRGCLKAIEDCLAGGNYQAFAFYPRVKVRYVDVDRLAGCSDPEKIFFNINTPADLARARRMLHEKDLLP; this comes from the coding sequence GTGTACACAGCAGCCGGGATCGTCCTGGCAGGAGGCAAAAGTACCCGTATGGGTACCAATAAAGCCCTGCTGCCCCTGGGGCAGGAGTCCATGCTGGCCACGGTCGTGACAGCTTTACGGCCGTTATTTCCCAAGATAATCGTAGTCACCAACACCCCGGAGCTGTACCAGGACTTAAAGGTGCGCCTGGTCCCGGACGTTATCCCCAATTTGGGACCTTTAAGCGGCTTCCATGCCGGGCTCCTGGCCTCGCCGTACTGGCACAATTTTATCGTGGCCTGCGACATGCCCTTCCTGGCCCCGGATTTTATCAAATACCTCCTCGAACAGGCGCCGGGTTATGATGTGGTGGTGCCGCGCCGGGGTGAGTACCTGCAGCCCCTGCACGCCGTTTATTCCCGGGGTTGTTTAAAGGCCATCGAAGATTGCCTGGCAGGGGGAAACTACCAGGCCTTTGCCTTTTATCCCCGGGTGAAGGTGCGTTATGTGGACGTTGACCGGCTGGCAGGTTGCAGCGACCCGGAGAAGATATTCTTTAATATCAATACCCCGGCCGACCTGGCCCGGGCGCGGCGAATGCTGCATGAGAAGGACCTCCTGCCGTGA
- a CDS encoding molybdopterin molybdotransferase MoeA codes for MSPLSLEAARALLLAGLKPPGRVKVKLEEAAGRVLAAAVTAPGPFPPFPRSLVDGYALGPPVAAPGTLPTGLAGPGVIYRLLGTVPAGSNSEITLSPGTAAAIFTGARPPVGTVAIIPRELVGSRGDFISVPGLPPGRHLEPVGAEVAAGEEVLAAGTTLGPAEIGLLAALGLREVLVYQRPRVVLATSGSELLDPAGKAGPPAGSQAGYPGVNVPPCIYNSNFYALAAAVEAAGGRVISLGPLADNLEEQVRAYRSALEEGDLLLTTGGAGGSAGDYTAAAFTRAGGEVLFTELNIRPGRRIIAARAGEKLMLGLPGNPPAALVACYLLARPVIRALGGREPAPVTFPARLAAAIDRPRVERAFLWAQARASGSGWEVTPLPRRPGGIRAAIGANALIDLPPGTAPGPGEEVTVIILS; via the coding sequence ATGTCACCCTTATCCCTGGAGGCGGCCCGGGCGCTGTTGCTGGCAGGGTTAAAACCGCCCGGCCGGGTTAAAGTAAAACTGGAGGAGGCAGCTGGACGGGTGCTGGCGGCAGCGGTAACAGCCCCGGGTCCCTTTCCTCCCTTCCCCCGCTCTCTGGTCGACGGCTACGCCCTGGGGCCGCCGGTTGCCGCCCCTGGTACCCTCCCTACCGGGCTTGCGGGTCCGGGGGTAATCTACCGCCTCCTGGGGACGGTTCCGGCCGGCAGCAACTCGGAGATAACCTTAAGTCCGGGGACGGCGGCAGCCATTTTTACCGGTGCCCGGCCTCCAGTGGGGACGGTAGCCATCATCCCCCGGGAACTGGTAGGGAGCCGGGGTGATTTCATCAGCGTACCCGGCCTGCCTCCCGGCCGCCACCTGGAACCCGTCGGAGCCGAAGTGGCCGCAGGGGAAGAGGTCCTGGCCGCCGGTACAACCCTGGGACCGGCGGAAATCGGCCTTTTAGCCGCCCTGGGCTTGCGGGAAGTGCTAGTTTACCAGCGCCCCCGGGTGGTCCTGGCCACCAGCGGGAGCGAGTTGCTGGACCCGGCCGGCAAGGCAGGCCCTCCTGCCGGCAGCCAGGCGGGTTACCCCGGCGTAAATGTCCCTCCCTGCATATATAATAGTAACTTTTACGCCCTGGCAGCGGCCGTAGAAGCTGCCGGCGGGCGGGTAATATCCCTGGGTCCCCTGGCTGATAACCTGGAGGAACAGGTAAGGGCCTACCGGTCTGCCCTGGAAGAGGGCGATTTACTCCTCACCACCGGCGGTGCCGGCGGCAGCGCCGGTGACTACACAGCCGCCGCCTTTACCCGGGCCGGGGGCGAAGTGCTTTTTACGGAACTAAACATCCGTCCCGGCCGGCGGATCATAGCTGCGCGCGCCGGGGAAAAATTGATGCTGGGCCTGCCCGGCAACCCGCCGGCAGCCCTGGTGGCCTGTTACCTCCTGGCGAGGCCGGTTATCCGGGCCCTGGGAGGTAGGGAACCGGCGCCGGTAACTTTCCCGGCCAGGCTGGCGGCGGCCATCGACCGGCCGCGGGTGGAACGGGCCTTCCTCTGGGCCCAGGCCCGGGCCAGCGGCAGCGGTTGGGAGGTCACACCCCTGCCGCGCCGGCCCGGCGGCATCCGCGCTGCTATAGGGGCCAACGCTCTCATTGACCTGCCCCCCGGTACTGCTCCCGGTCCCGGGGAGGAAGTCACGGTGATTATACTTAGCTGA
- a CDS encoding Na/Pi cotransporter family protein, with protein MSTLFFTIATGLAGGLALFLFGMHLISTGLQKAAARQVQQLLGAVTKNRFFGMLAGLVVTIFLQTSAVTTVLLVGFVSAGLMSLGQALGVILGAAIGSTLTAQLIALRLSDYALWAVVAGLVPYLFARRLRWHHLGQAILGFGLIFYGAALMGTAVAPLNTLPGFTTALRPLADHPWVMMLAATLFTGIVQASAATVVLAMTLAAQGALPLEPALAMVLGANLGTTATALISSIALSREAKRVALAHFFFKLAGVLLFLPFLGLYSHLSRLTSPDIARQVADGHTLFNIINMLVFLPFTPWVGRLMERILPDAPEEEKVAKYLEAKVLDIPELALARATQELLRMAGIIREEMFPRVMQPLAEREVELLEKLRGLDNILDYLYRAVARYLAQLNQGNLTDDQLVAQTRLLYIANDLEHIGDVVVEMAHQWRKIEASGVEFSPAGQAELQEMFNKVKENFTTAIQAFATGDEAMAARVIKGHPEILRLEKNLRYSHFQRLQQENRLSLETTSVHMDLINQLLRLNIHNVSIAQAVMGII; from the coding sequence TTGAGCACGTTGTTTTTCACCATCGCCACCGGGCTGGCAGGGGGGCTGGCCCTTTTCCTTTTCGGGATGCACCTCATCAGCACCGGCCTGCAAAAGGCGGCGGCCCGCCAGGTGCAGCAACTCCTGGGGGCAGTAACGAAAAACCGCTTCTTTGGTATGCTGGCCGGGCTGGTGGTGACCATTTTCCTCCAGACCAGCGCCGTCACCACGGTGCTGCTGGTGGGCTTTGTCAGCGCGGGACTCATGAGCCTGGGCCAGGCCCTGGGGGTCATCCTGGGGGCGGCCATTGGCTCTACCCTGACGGCCCAGCTCATTGCCCTGCGCCTCAGCGACTACGCCCTCTGGGCCGTGGTCGCCGGCCTCGTCCCCTACCTTTTTGCCCGGCGCCTGCGCTGGCACCACCTGGGCCAGGCTATCCTCGGTTTTGGCCTTATTTTTTACGGGGCAGCCCTCATGGGTACGGCCGTAGCACCCTTAAATACCCTGCCCGGCTTTACGACTGCCTTGCGCCCCCTGGCCGACCACCCCTGGGTAATGATGCTGGCGGCCACCCTTTTTACCGGCATCGTCCAGGCCAGCGCGGCGACGGTGGTCCTGGCCATGACCCTGGCTGCCCAGGGAGCCCTGCCCCTGGAGCCTGCCCTAGCCATGGTCCTGGGGGCCAACCTGGGCACCACGGCTACAGCCCTCATTTCCAGCATTGCCCTGTCCCGGGAAGCCAAAAGGGTGGCCCTGGCCCATTTCTTTTTTAAGCTGGCCGGTGTCCTCCTCTTTTTACCCTTCCTGGGACTGTACAGCCATTTATCCCGGCTAACATCCCCGGATATTGCCCGCCAGGTGGCCGACGGCCACACCCTTTTCAATATTATTAACATGCTCGTCTTTCTTCCTTTTACCCCGTGGGTAGGCCGCCTTATGGAAAGGATCCTCCCCGACGCTCCCGAGGAAGAAAAGGTGGCCAAATACCTGGAGGCAAAAGTCCTGGATATACCCGAACTGGCCCTGGCCCGGGCGACCCAGGAGCTTTTACGCATGGCCGGCATCATCCGGGAAGAAATGTTTCCCCGGGTGATGCAGCCCCTGGCCGAGCGGGAGGTTGAGTTGCTGGAAAAGCTGCGCGGCCTGGATAATATCCTTGACTATCTCTACCGGGCGGTGGCCAGGTACCTTGCCCAGTTGAACCAGGGTAACCTTACCGACGACCAGTTAGTGGCCCAGACCAGGCTCCTTTATATAGCCAATGACCTGGAGCATATTGGCGACGTGGTGGTGGAAATGGCCCACCAGTGGCGGAAAATCGAAGCCAGCGGGGTGGAATTTTCCCCTGCGGGGCAGGCTGAACTCCAGGAGATGTTCAATAAAGTTAAGGAGAACTTTACGACGGCCATCCAGGCCTTTGCTACCGGTGACGAAGCCATGGCCGCCAGGGTCATAAAGGGTCATCCCGAGATCTTACGCCTGGAGAAGAACCTGCGCTACTCCCATTTCCAGCGCCTGCAGCAGGAAAACCGCCTGAGTCTGGAAACCACGTCCGTCCACATGGACCTGATTAACCAGCTCCTGCGTCTCAACATCCATAACGTCAGTATAGCCCAGGCGGTCATGGGCATTATTTAA
- a CDS encoding ABC transporter ATP-binding protein, producing MIQVENLTVAGPGFYLGDISFRVNKAEYLIILGPSGAGKTVLLDTLAGLKKPRKGRILFSGRDVTRALPEERKIGYIQQNLALFPHLSIMENITFGARPNRIPPARAGKRARELAALLGIEHLLSRANPLTLSGGEKQRVALARTLLVEPDIILMDEPFSALDSFTRRQLIFLLPEIFAQFQVTVVQVTHDLQEAFLLGDKIAVLIDGRLQQIGSRDEIYRRPATLAVARLLLNQNTFSGRVVTLSTGEIVAQNDRGLDFRLPAIPHLQPGDKIHFGINPREVVIIRPDRPLTPRVRSNIFPATVRRIFDQFGSYLLFLDLAGTGIEIELELPGYIYHDMAISIGNHVTVSLKKDSFWVLPVDEEG from the coding sequence GTGATCCAGGTTGAAAATCTAACCGTAGCAGGGCCCGGTTTTTACCTGGGCGACATTTCCTTCAGGGTAAATAAAGCCGAATATCTGATTATTTTGGGGCCGTCCGGTGCCGGGAAGACGGTACTGTTAGATACCCTGGCAGGCCTTAAAAAACCCCGGAAAGGCAGGATACTCTTTTCCGGCCGGGACGTTACCCGTGCTTTGCCGGAAGAACGGAAGATTGGTTATATTCAACAAAACCTGGCTTTATTTCCCCACCTTTCGATCATGGAAAACATCACCTTTGGCGCCCGTCCCAACCGGATCCCGCCTGCCAGGGCCGGCAAGCGGGCCAGGGAATTAGCAGCTTTACTCGGCATTGAACACCTTTTAAGCCGCGCTAATCCTCTGACTTTAAGCGGTGGCGAAAAACAGCGGGTGGCCCTGGCCAGGACCCTGCTGGTGGAACCCGATATTATCCTGATGGATGAACCTTTTTCCGCGCTGGATAGCTTTACCAGGAGGCAGCTAATCTTTTTACTCCCGGAGATTTTTGCCCAATTCCAGGTAACAGTTGTTCAGGTCACCCATGACCTGCAGGAAGCCTTTCTCCTGGGGGACAAAATTGCCGTTTTAATTGACGGGCGCTTGCAGCAAATAGGCAGCCGGGACGAGATTTACCGCCGGCCAGCCACCCTGGCAGTAGCCAGATTATTATTAAACCAGAACACCTTTAGTGGCAGGGTGGTTACCCTTTCAACCGGAGAAATTGTAGCTCAAAATGATCGGGGACTTGATTTTAGACTGCCGGCAATCCCTCATTTACAGCCAGGCGATAAAATTCATTTTGGCATCAACCCACGGGAAGTCGTTATTATCCGCCCTGACCGTCCCTTGACACCGAGGGTGCGGTCCAATATTTTTCCCGCCACTGTCCGGCGGATTTTTGACCAGTTTGGCAGTTACTTATTGTTCTTAGATCTTGCCGGTACAGGAATAGAGATTGAATTGGAGCTGCCGGGTTATATTTACCATGACATGGCTATCAGTATAGGTAACCACGTGACTGTATCTTTAAAAAAAGATTCTTTCTGGGTCTTGCCGGTAGATGAAGAAGGATAA
- the phoU gene encoding phosphate signaling complex protein PhoU produces the protein MGRPLNAYDRALLELQKQILRMGDYVAGQVDKALAALKAQDSNLARQVIEGDDVTDNLDYDIEMAALDLISLQQPTNEDLRTLATVMRVGKELERIGDYAVNIAEVAERLTRLGPYFKPLVDIPRMSDLARAMLKNSLQALVDRDLEAAREIVRADDAVDRLFEDLYDELVGFMKRGPEYVDQASYLALVARYLERIADHAVNVAEMVVYRETGQRRAFKDYQGPQKTVLPGLGK, from the coding sequence ATGGGCCGGCCACTTAATGCCTATGACCGGGCGCTGCTGGAATTGCAAAAACAAATTTTACGGATGGGTGATTATGTTGCCGGCCAGGTGGATAAGGCCTTGGCTGCCTTGAAGGCCCAGGACAGCAATCTTGCGCGGCAGGTGATTGAGGGGGACGATGTTACCGATAACCTGGATTACGATATCGAGATGGCGGCCCTGGACCTGATCTCTTTACAGCAACCCACTAACGAAGACCTGCGTACCCTGGCCACTGTAATGCGGGTGGGCAAAGAGCTGGAACGCATCGGCGATTATGCCGTCAATATTGCCGAGGTGGCCGAACGCCTCACCCGCCTGGGACCGTATTTTAAGCCCCTGGTGGATATTCCCCGGATGAGCGACCTGGCCCGGGCCATGCTGAAGAACAGCCTCCAGGCCCTGGTGGACCGCGACCTGGAAGCGGCCAGGGAAATAGTCCGGGCCGATGACGCTGTCGACCGTCTTTTTGAAGACCTGTACGACGAACTGGTGGGCTTTATGAAGCGGGGGCCGGAATATGTCGACCAGGCCAGTTATCTCGCCCTGGTGGCCCGTTACCTGGAACGTATTGCCGACCATGCCGTGAACGTGGCCGAGATGGTCGTCTACCGGGAGACAGGACAGCGCCGCGCCTTCAAAGACTACCAGGGACCACAGAAAACCGTCCTGCCGGGGTTGGGGAAATAA
- the mobB gene encoding molybdopterin-guanine dinucleotide biosynthesis protein B, with translation MTSKTPIISVVGKSDAGKTTLLTKLLPELKRRGYRVATVKHDTHGFDIDRPGKDTWRHAEAGADVVVISSPTKMALIEKVDTELPLDAIAERLHHVDLIITEGYKRGDKPKIEVHRAAVGGELLCTAGELLAVATDEPLAIDVPCYDLDDAAGLVDLIEARILAPAGRARQQGH, from the coding sequence ATGACAAGCAAAACCCCTATTATTTCCGTTGTCGGCAAGTCCGACGCCGGGAAAACAACATTACTCACCAAACTCCTGCCCGAATTAAAACGGCGAGGTTACCGGGTCGCTACCGTCAAGCATGATACCCACGGCTTTGACATCGACCGCCCCGGCAAAGACACCTGGCGCCACGCCGAAGCCGGGGCCGACGTGGTCGTCATCTCTTCACCCACCAAAATGGCCCTCATTGAAAAGGTAGATACGGAGTTGCCCCTGGATGCCATTGCGGAACGCCTCCATCATGTCGACCTCATCATCACCGAGGGCTACAAGCGCGGCGACAAGCCCAAGATTGAAGTCCACCGGGCGGCCGTAGGGGGCGAACTCCTCTGCACGGCGGGAGAACTCCTGGCCGTGGCCACCGACGAACCCCTGGCCATTGACGTCCCTTGTTATGACCTGGATGATGCTGCCGGTCTGGTGGACCTGATTGAAGCCAGGATCCTGGCGCCGGCAGGCCGGGCCAGGCAACAGGGCCATTGA